The nucleotide window TCagcagaaagaggagaaggtagCTGCTGCTGGTCTTGCCAGGACTGCTGTGCATGCCTCCCCTGCCACAGGACTGGTTGCTGGTTCAAGTCTGGGCCATGTTGCCCCTAGTGTGCGAAAACCAGCTATTAAAGGCATACCCATCAACCTGAAGCCTGCCTCTTCCCAGCGTTCCAAGCCTGCCTCTTCCCAGCGTTCCAAGCCTGCCTCTTCCCAGCGTTCCAAGCCTGCCTCTTCCCAGCGTTCCAAGCCTGCCTCTTCCCAGCGTTCCAAGCCTGCCTCTTCCCAGCGTTCCAAGCCTGCCTCTTCCCAGCGTTCCAAGCCTGCCTCTTCCCAGCGTTCCAAGCCTGCCTCTTCCCAGCGTTCCAAGCTTGCCCCTTCCCAGCGTTCCAAGCTTGCCCCTTCCCACCGTTCCAAGCTTGCCCCTTCCCAGCGTTCCAAGCTTGCCCCTCTCCACGTCTCCAAACCTGCCCCATTCCACGTCTCCAAACCTGCCCCTCTCCACGTCTCCAAACCTGCCCCATTCCACGTCTCCAAACCTGCCCCATTCCACGTCTCCAAACCTGCCCCATTCCACGTCTCCAAACCTGCCCCATCACATGGCTCTCGGGTTTCCCCAGCCCGTTCAAAGTCCTCAGACTCTCTGCATCGTGCGGCTGTTGCTTATACAGGCCTCCCTGGGAATGCATCTGTCAGCTCTGGTATTCGGGGTTCCACCATCTCTGGGAAGGGCAAAGCTGAGAGACCAGAGTTTAAAGACGCAAGCATTGGTGTGAGGAAACCTGTTAAGGGCTCTCAAAGTTCTTCTGCCAAAAAGTCCTCTGGCTCAGCCAAGCAGGAGGAACCCATGAGGGCCCCTAAAGTCAGGATGTGGTCACAGAAGCCTGAGCCGATGCCCCCCACAGATTCCAGTGAATTTGTACCTGGTGAACTTTCCCACCTGAAGGCTGAGTATGAGCACGGGGAGGAAGTCTTTGAGACTGACGTGTCTCAAGAATCACCTCAACCACAGCGCCCTGAAGAGGACTCTACTGAATCCACACCACTGAAGCCCCATTGGTCAAGCCATGAGGACCAATATCTCCCCTTTGTAAGAGGGAAACTACCTCCAGGCACCCTCACTCACTTCAGCAGTAACTACGAGCATGGCACCGACCACTGGAGAGATTCCCACTATTTGCGGATGCCCTACCCTTACGTACCAGTCTCAAGCGATGAATGGGCTCCTCAGCTTCCGATGTGGAAAGACCACAAGGTTCGGGTACAGGATCCACCTGATGTTTCCAGTGGAGCTCAAGGCAAGAAGCCCAAACGATTCCATCCAAAGTAAACCTGCCCTCTCCAGGTAAGCTCCATGCACCCATGTGTTGAGGCTTAACTTGCTGACCATCTACAGGTGACCCTGGTTCACAAGGTCTTACACTGATGGATGTTTTCCTCCACCTCAGGTTTCAAGCTCAGGGAGATGACCAAACCAACTTGCAATGATGTCTTGTAACTTTCAATAAAACCATTTTTATTCACGTTCGTTATCGTTCAATCTTGTAAACTTTGCCGTTGGGTTATACTGTTATGAATGCCAATTGATAAATCGGGATGGTTGGTCCCAGACACTAttttgaatacacacacagtatattcaAGCTTGAGTTGGTGTGTATACTTTGGGCCTGATTTCATGTAATGAATAAAACCAATCACCCTCTGAGCATGGTTGACATTGTGCCAagtttgtgtggctgctctaCATGGTAGCAATTTCCGTCTCTTGAGAATGTGCTTCCTGACTTCCAATCAGAATGTTATTCTGAAGCTCGCCGTGGTTCTATTCAGGCCTTGTGAACAGCCCTTGTCACTAACATGGCTGCATGGAGGCCACAGGCCACCAGCTGGATCCACTTGTCTGCCTCTGGGTCTCATGGCCTGGGAGCCACTAATGAATCACGAGCATGGCAACATTCCTCTTAATGCTTTTTGTAGTAAGTCACCTTTTCAGTACTCTCAAACTAGCTAATTTGTCCTGGCTGATTGGTTTTGAGTCTTGGCTATCAGGATTGGTTGTGTGGTCTGATGGACTAGATAAATGCAGTACAGGAGACGCCACATCTAAATGACTCTGGTTCAGTACCCCTACATGCTCTCAATTTGTTAGCAATCCAAATGATTTGGCTCTGTGCGAGGAGACAATGAAGACCATTATGATTAGAGGGCGATCGATAATTCCATATCGTGTTTGAGAGAACCAATCTGAATGTTTTCATAGCTTCTGAAATGTCTGCTGCCTGACAGTGGATGAAATCATGCATTAAAGGGGAAACATCCTGTGGGTGTGCCAGTGGGCTGACAAGGTAGCAGGTGACACCCTCATGCACACCACTaccaacatgcacacatgcgTCCACAAAGCCAAACGCTTCCACAAAAATTTGCATGGTGCTCAGTAATGCATTAGTGAACATCACTTGGCAATCTGTTCATACGGGCTTAATTGGATTTTAATACCGCCTCTGATCTTGTTTTCTAATTAACGGCGGTGGCTGCCAACCAAGCAGAACCGTGCACCCAGCCCCACCTTTGATCCCAGCCATATGGGGCTGCTCCAAGCCTGGCGCGTTGGGGAGGTAAAAACCCTTCACCTAGACGTGGGTGAACAACAGGCC belongs to Osmerus mordax isolate fOsmMor3 chromosome 8, fOsmMor3.pri, whole genome shotgun sequence and includes:
- the LOC136947960 gene encoding proteoglycan 4-like, which produces MTSGLCLVLLSWSVRCYAGDQGIHWSPLRSLNPAHGAFNGGYGPGPVTNQSVDERFPLSRQLSLRKKPSSSSRNASPVSLFTVLRPTYPAGGAQQKEEKVAAAGLARTAVHASPATGLVAGSSLGHVAPSVRKPAIKGIPINLKPASSQRSKPASSQRSKPASSQRSKPASSQRSKPASSQRSKPASSQRSKPASSQRSKPASSQRSKPASSQRSKLAPSQRSKLAPSHRSKLAPSQRSKLAPLHVSKPAPFHVSKPAPLHVSKPAPFHVSKPAPFHVSKPAPFHVSKPAPSHGSRVSPARSKSSDSLHRAAVAYTGLPGNASVSSGIRGSTISGKGKAERPEFKDASIGVRKPVKGSQSSSAKKSSGSAKQEEPMRAPKVRMWSQKPEPMPPTDSSEFVPGELSHLKAEYEHGEEVFETDVSQESPQPQRPEEDSTESTPLKPHWSSHEDQYLPFVRGKLPPGTLTHFSSNYEHGTDHWRDSHYLRMPYPYVPVSSDEWAPQLPMWKDHKVRVQDPPDVSSGAQGKKPKRFHPK